One genomic region from bacterium encodes:
- the cbiB gene encoding adenosylcobinamide-phosphate synthase CbiB gives MSYEVILGFGLDLIFGDPVKFPHPVKGMGKLINFLEKIVRRTFRNLKIGGVLLASIVIISTYVFTSGIIWFSGEINSYLKFILSGVIIWTTLSIRSLHKEANSVYQALKIEDINLARIQLSKIVGRDTHNLNKTEISRATVETVAENTVDGIISPLFYAFLGGPALSMAFKAISTLDSMLGYKTTIYKEIGWFSARADDVANFIPARISAFLIPVASWLCGKNGILSWKTILRDGHKNPSPNSGIPEAGFAGALNIQLGGLNYYQGQISLKPFLGNPSQIIEPEHIRQSIKLMSITSFLMLIIGWCLNLVSC, from the coding sequence GTGAGTTACGAGGTTATATTAGGTTTTGGTCTGGATTTGATTTTTGGTGACCCGGTTAAATTTCCCCATCCGGTTAAAGGGATGGGAAAACTTATAAATTTTTTAGAAAAGATAGTCCGTAGAACCTTTCGTAATCTTAAAATAGGTGGAGTCTTACTTGCCAGTATAGTTATTATCAGCACTTATGTTTTTACTTCTGGTATCATTTGGTTTAGCGGAGAGATTAATAGTTACCTGAAATTTATACTCTCTGGAGTGATTATATGGACAACACTTTCAATTAGAAGCCTACATAAAGAGGCAAACTCTGTTTATCAGGCGTTAAAAATTGAAGATATTAACTTAGCCAGAATTCAACTCTCTAAAATTGTTGGAAGAGATACACATAATTTAAATAAAACAGAGATTTCAAGAGCAACTGTGGAAACCGTGGCAGAGAATACCGTAGATGGAATAATTTCACCCTTATTTTATGCCTTTTTAGGAGGACCTGCTCTGTCAATGGCATTTAAGGCAATAAGCACCCTTGATTCTATGTTAGGATATAAAACCACAATTTATAAAGAGATAGGTTGGTTTTCGGCAAGGGCTGATGATGTGGCAAATTTTATCCCGGCAAGAATTTCTGCCTTCCTTATTCCTGTTGCCAGCTGGCTATGTGGTAAAAATGGAATTTTATCCTGGAAAACTATTCTTAGAGATGGGCATAAAAACCCAAGCCCAAATAGCGGCATTCCAGAGGCAGGATTTGCTGGAGCTTTGAATATTCAACTTGGCGGATTAAATTATTATCAAGGGCAAATCTCTTTAAAACCATTTTTAGGTAACCCAAGTCAGATAATTGAACCTGAACATATCCGCCAGAGTATTAAATTGATGTCCATTACTTCATTTTTGATGTTAATTATTGGGTGGTGTCTTAATCTAGTGTCGTGTTGA